One genomic segment of Candidatus Methylomirabilota bacterium includes these proteins:
- the gltD gene encoding glutamate synthase (glutamate synthase is composed of subunits alpha and beta; beta subunit is a flavin adenine dinucleotide-NADPH dependent oxidoreductase; provides electrons to the alpha subunit, which binds L-glutamine and 2-oxoglutarate and forms L-glutamate), whose product MGKPTGFIEFKREKQPYRPVSERVRDWQQVMLPWPAETLKRQGARCMDCGVPFCHQGCPLGNIIPDWNDLVYRDRWLDAIERLHATNNFPEFTGTACPAPCEGSCVLGINNDPVTIKAIELAIVEHAFEAGWIRPEPPAVRTGKKVAVIGSGPAGLAAAQQLNRAGHWVTVFERADRIGGLLRYGIPEFKLEKRVLERRLDQLQKEEIQFRANANVGVNVPVDELRREFDAILLAGGATAPRDLKIPGRELRGIYFAMEYLTLQNRRCQGDTIPDDAFITASGKRVIIIGGGDTGADCLGTAIRQGALSIRQFELLPCPPDTRAPENPWPQWPVVFRTSSAHEEGGIREFSVSTTSFSGEAGQVKRLHAHRVEMTNENGRMAFKPIPGTEFEIEADLILLAMGFLGPERTGLLSDLGVRLTDRGNVWREENWMTSVPGVFTAGDMQRGQSLIVWAIAEGRSAARGIDHYLMGCSALPAPLP is encoded by the coding sequence ATGGGTAAGCCGACCGGTTTCATCGAATTCAAGCGCGAAAAGCAGCCGTACCGGCCTGTCTCGGAGCGGGTCCGTGACTGGCAACAGGTGATGCTGCCGTGGCCGGCGGAGACCCTGAAGCGACAGGGGGCGCGCTGCATGGACTGTGGTGTCCCCTTCTGTCATCAGGGGTGTCCGCTGGGCAACATCATCCCAGACTGGAACGACCTGGTCTATCGCGACCGGTGGCTGGACGCCATCGAGCGTCTGCACGCCACCAACAACTTCCCGGAGTTTACCGGGACGGCCTGTCCCGCACCCTGCGAGGGTTCGTGCGTCCTGGGCATTAACAACGATCCGGTGACGATCAAGGCCATCGAGTTGGCTATCGTCGAACACGCCTTCGAGGCTGGATGGATCCGGCCGGAGCCGCCTGCCGTCCGCACCGGCAAGAAGGTCGCTGTGATCGGTTCAGGCCCGGCAGGGCTGGCGGCAGCTCAGCAGCTCAACCGAGCCGGCCACTGGGTGACGGTCTTTGAGCGGGCCGACCGGATCGGGGGCCTGCTGCGCTACGGGATCCCGGAGTTCAAACTCGAAAAACGGGTCCTGGAGAGGAGACTGGACCAGCTCCAGAAGGAAGAGATCCAGTTCCGGGCCAATGCGAATGTCGGCGTCAACGTACCCGTTGATGAGCTGCGGCGTGAATTTGATGCGATCCTGCTGGCCGGGGGCGCGACGGCACCACGCGACCTGAAGATCCCGGGACGCGAACTGCGCGGGATCTACTTCGCCATGGAGTACCTCACGCTTCAGAACCGACGCTGCCAAGGCGATACCATTCCCGATGACGCGTTCATCACCGCGAGCGGCAAGCGCGTCATCATCATCGGCGGCGGCGATACCGGCGCCGACTGCCTGGGAACCGCCATCCGCCAGGGCGCACTCTCCATTCGCCAATTCGAGTTGCTGCCATGCCCGCCGGACACACGTGCGCCCGAAAATCCCTGGCCCCAGTGGCCCGTCGTCTTCAGGACCTCGTCCGCGCACGAAGAGGGCGGCATCCGTGAGTTTTCGGTCTCGACGACGAGTTTCTCGGGAGAGGCCGGCCAGGTGAAGCGACTGCACGCCCATCGGGTCGAGATGACGAACGAAAACGGTCGGATGGCGTTCAAGCCAATTCCGGGAACCGAGTTCGAAATAGAGGCCGATCTGATCCTGCTGGCCATGGGCTTCCTGGGTCCAGAGCGGACCGGACTGCTCAGCGATCTTGGTGTAAGGCTGACCGATCGCGGAAACGTCTGGCGGGAAGAGAACTGGATGACCAGCGTGCCGGGCGTCTTCACGGCGGGCGACATGCAGCGCGGCCAATCGCTCATCGTCTGGGCCATCGCCGAAGGCCGCAGCGCCGCCCGCGGCATCGACCACTACCTCATGGGCTGTTCCGCCCTGCCCGCCCCGCTCCCATAA
- a CDS encoding FhlB domain-containing protein, giving the protein MENRPVARRRRSSPDVQRAVALKYDAAEYAAPEVVASGRGHIAEKIIALARTHGVYIKEDPDLVEVLARLDIGEVIPPELYAVVAEILAFVYRVNAQKR; this is encoded by the coding sequence ATGGAGAACCGACCCGTGGCTAGACGCCGACGATCTTCACCTGACGTGCAGCGGGCCGTCGCCCTGAAGTACGACGCTGCCGAATACGCGGCGCCCGAGGTCGTCGCCTCCGGCCGCGGACACATCGCAGAAAAGATTATCGCGCTCGCCAGGACGCACGGCGTGTACATCAAAGAGGATCCGGATCTGGTGGAAGTCCTCGCCAGACTCGACATCGGCGAGGTCATCCCGCCGGAGCTGTATGCGGTCGTCGCCGAGATCCTGGCTTTTGTGTATCGAGTCAACGCGCAGAAGCGGTAA
- the flhF gene encoding flagellar biosynthesis protein FlhF: MHLKRFRAATMDEALRQIGEELGPEAVILHTKSIPLADGLSFTRRQGVEVMAALDGDPPKVSSVKCQVSSIDSTLNTQHSTLNTPTAEATAPTPPELEILRRELEQVKGMISGLYGRGPLPPDLSPALGRIYWSLLVQEVEEGVARRWVASVRDGLREAASSDAAPVSSVLAEVLAREVVRTPISYAGSGRRVVALVGPTGVGKTTTIAKLAAACHFREGKRVALITTDTYRIAGAQQLKSYAELIGLPFCVAPLPADLRRALTNDRDADVIFIDTVGRSARRQDQLEELATYARRDDGYEVHLVLSATTKRADLLQAVEGYRPLHFSSIIATKIDETATVGPMCEAALAAAVPISYFTTGQEVPDDIEEAQPLRLARRLVGESERREEG; this comes from the coding sequence ATGCATCTTAAGCGATTTCGCGCCGCAACGATGGATGAGGCGTTACGCCAAATCGGGGAAGAGTTGGGCCCGGAGGCGGTCATCCTGCACACCAAGAGCATTCCGCTCGCCGATGGTCTGTCGTTTACCCGACGACAGGGGGTGGAGGTCATGGCGGCGCTGGACGGTGATCCCCCCAAAGTGTCAAGTGTCAAGTGTCAAGTGTCAAGTATTGACTCAACACTCAACACTCAACACTCAACACTCAACACCCCAACTGCTGAAGCGACGGCGCCGACTCCACCTGAGCTTGAGATATTGCGACGCGAGCTTGAGCAGGTCAAAGGGATGATATCCGGTCTCTACGGCCGAGGGCCCCTGCCGCCCGATCTGTCGCCTGCGCTCGGCCGGATCTACTGGTCGTTGCTGGTCCAGGAGGTCGAGGAGGGAGTAGCCCGTCGGTGGGTCGCCTCCGTGAGGGATGGACTTCGAGAGGCGGCATCCTCCGACGCGGCGCCGGTGTCGTCCGTGCTTGCCGAGGTGTTGGCTCGAGAGGTCGTCAGGACGCCCATATCGTACGCGGGTTCCGGGCGTCGGGTCGTAGCGCTGGTGGGGCCGACGGGGGTCGGCAAGACCACAACGATCGCCAAGCTGGCGGCCGCGTGTCATTTCCGTGAAGGGAAACGGGTGGCGCTGATCACCACCGACACCTATCGGATTGCCGGCGCCCAGCAACTCAAGAGTTACGCCGAACTGATCGGACTGCCCTTCTGTGTGGCGCCGCTGCCGGCGGATCTGAGGCGGGCATTGACGAACGATCGAGATGCCGATGTGATCTTTATCGATACGGTTGGACGGAGCGCCAGGCGGCAGGACCAATTGGAGGAGTTGGCGACCTATGCCCGCCGCGACGACGGATACGAGGTCCACCTGGTCCTGAGCGCAACCACCAAGCGGGCCGACCTGCTGCAGGCCGTCGAGGGGTACAGGCCGCTTCATTTCAGTTCCATTATTGCCACCAAGATCGATGAAACCGCGACCGTAGGGCCGATGTGCGAGGCCGCACTGGCGGCGGCTGTTCCCATTTCGTATTTTACAACGGGTCAAGAGGTTCCGGACGATATCGAAGAGGCGCAGCCGTTACGGCTGGCGCGGCGTCTGGTCGGTGAGTCGGAGCGCAGGGAGGAGGGATGA
- the flhA gene encoding flagellar biosynthesis protein FlhA, with protein sequence MKATHAVRLTPLLQGDVLVALASIGILLTMLVPIPPLLLDLLLAANITLALLIFVLSLYILRPLDLSVFPSLLLVLTLFRLSLNVASTRLVLLHGNEGTAAAGRIINAFGSFVVGGSYIVGAVVFGILAVIQFMVITKGAGRIAEVSARFTLDAMPGKQLSIDAELNAGLINEQEARARRLEISREADFYGAMDGASKFVRGDAIAGMIIIAINILGGLAVGVLQNGMDLMEALQTYTLLTVGDGLVAQIPALAISTAAGIVMTRAASEAELSSTLGRQILFHPKPLGITAGVLLFVGLIPGMPFLPFFMVAGLVGAVAYSRVKTRSSKGGRGDGESGEEGSVAPSGPEKVETLLPLDLLTLEVGYGLIPLVDASQGGDLLDRIKLIRRQFALDMGFVVPPVRIRDNLSLRPNSYSVKIKGVEVAQGEVLVGHFLAMDPGTAQEALDGIETQEPTFGLPARWISAALKERAQVVGYTVVDPSSVVATHLSEIIRREARELVGRQEVQALLDHIKQTHPALVDGIIPAQLSLGALQRVLQGLLMEGVSIRDLPTTLEALADYAPYTKDPILLIEYARQALAKSICRSLMAPDGGLAVLTLGPSIEQALADAVIQNEQESYLALEPRLAQKVVEAVAKGVEQTLPLSGQPVFLCTAAVRPHLRRLIERYLPQVTVLSYSEIGPRVSVKVLKMVELSDAS encoded by the coding sequence ATGAAAGCGACCCACGCCGTACGTCTGACGCCGTTATTGCAGGGTGATGTCCTGGTCGCGCTGGCCAGTATCGGCATCCTCCTGACGATGCTGGTGCCTATCCCGCCGCTTCTCCTCGACCTCCTGCTTGCCGCCAACATTACGCTGGCGCTTCTGATCTTCGTCCTCTCGCTATATATCCTGCGCCCGCTCGATCTGTCCGTGTTTCCGTCGCTCTTGCTGGTGCTGACGTTGTTCCGTCTGTCGTTGAACGTCGCCTCAACACGCCTGGTCCTGTTACACGGCAATGAAGGCACGGCGGCGGCAGGCCGCATCATCAACGCGTTCGGGAGTTTCGTAGTGGGTGGCAGCTACATCGTAGGGGCGGTCGTCTTTGGGATCCTGGCCGTGATCCAGTTCATGGTCATCACCAAGGGCGCGGGGCGAATCGCCGAGGTCTCCGCCCGCTTCACCCTTGATGCCATGCCTGGGAAACAACTGTCGATCGATGCCGAGTTGAACGCCGGGCTGATCAACGAGCAGGAGGCTAGGGCGCGCAGGCTGGAGATCTCGAGGGAGGCCGACTTCTACGGCGCGATGGACGGCGCCAGCAAGTTCGTTCGAGGTGACGCGATCGCCGGGATGATCATTATCGCGATCAATATCCTGGGTGGTTTGGCCGTCGGCGTCCTGCAAAACGGGATGGATCTGATGGAGGCGCTGCAGACCTACACGCTGCTGACGGTCGGCGACGGTCTGGTGGCGCAGATTCCGGCCCTGGCGATCTCGACGGCGGCCGGTATCGTGATGACGAGGGCCGCCTCCGAAGCGGAGCTCAGTTCCACGCTGGGCCGCCAGATACTCTTTCACCCCAAGCCGCTCGGAATTACGGCGGGCGTCCTCCTGTTTGTCGGGCTGATTCCGGGCATGCCCTTCCTGCCGTTCTTCATGGTGGCGGGGCTTGTCGGCGCCGTTGCGTATTCCAGGGTCAAGACCCGGTCGTCAAAGGGTGGACGCGGCGACGGGGAGAGTGGAGAGGAGGGATCGGTGGCGCCATCGGGTCCGGAAAAGGTGGAGACGCTCCTGCCGCTCGACCTGTTGACGTTGGAGGTGGGGTACGGTCTGATCCCGCTGGTGGACGCAAGCCAGGGTGGAGACCTCCTGGATCGAATCAAACTGATCCGCCGCCAATTCGCCCTCGATATGGGGTTTGTGGTCCCGCCCGTCAGGATCCGCGACAACCTGTCGCTCAGACCCAACAGCTACAGTGTCAAGATCAAAGGGGTGGAGGTTGCGCAGGGCGAGGTCCTGGTCGGGCACTTCCTGGCCATGGACCCGGGGACAGCCCAGGAGGCGTTGGATGGGATCGAGACCCAGGAGCCGACCTTCGGGCTGCCGGCACGGTGGATCAGTGCGGCGCTCAAGGAGCGCGCTCAGGTCGTCGGCTATACCGTCGTCGATCCCTCGTCGGTTGTGGCTACCCACCTGTCGGAGATCATACGAAGGGAGGCGCGGGAGTTGGTTGGTCGGCAGGAGGTGCAGGCGCTTCTCGACCACATCAAGCAGACCCATCCCGCCCTGGTGGATGGGATCATTCCCGCTCAGCTTTCGTTGGGCGCCCTGCAGCGGGTGTTGCAGGGGCTGTTGATGGAGGGGGTGTCGATCCGGGATCTTCCGACGACCCTCGAGGCACTGGCCGATTACGCGCCGTACACCAAAGACCCGATCTTGCTGATCGAATATGCGCGACAGGCGCTGGCCAAATCGATCTGTCGATCGCTCATGGCGCCGGACGGCGGGTTGGCGGTGCTGACGCTCGGACCGTCCATCGAACAGGCGTTGGCCGATGCGGTCATACAAAATGAGCAGGAGAGCTATCTGGCGCTGGAACCCAGACTGGCGCAGAAGGTGGTCGAGGCCGTTGCCAAAGGGGTGGAACAGACTCTGCCGCTTTCCGGGCAGCCGGTCTTCCTCTGTACGGCCGCGGTCCGCCCGCACCTGCGACGCCTGATCGAACGGTATCTGCCGCAGGTGACGGTCCTGTCGTACAGCGAGATCGGACCGCGCGTATCGGTGAAGGTCCTCAAAATGGTGGAGTTGTCCGATGCATCTTAA
- the flhB gene encoding flagellar biosynthesis protein FlhB, whose translation MPPDDGKERTEAATGKRRQEARARGQVARSQEINSALLLLSGTLIFYLLSDTLVANLVEFMRHHLGRDLGGELTVPRVHQAMRSTSLLMAAMLAPFMGALVVVACAANVAQVGFMANSTALSLKWERLNPTAGFGRLFGPGRMLAELVKSSLKFLLVGFIVYRTLNGHLSEIPLLLDMTPMQTLTWLGRICFQLALRVSLVFLALAAMDYGWQRWQFEKSIRMTREEVKEEAKQTEGDPVIKGRIKSLQRQAAMQRMMADVPKADVVVVNPIHFAVAMRYDATSMEAPTVVAKGARLVAERIVETARAHGVPIVEDPPLARALHKYVAIGRQIPIHLYKAVAEILAYVYRMSGTRKRA comes from the coding sequence ATGCCACCAGATGACGGTAAGGAGCGGACTGAAGCGGCGACAGGTAAACGTCGCCAGGAGGCCAGGGCCCGCGGCCAGGTTGCGCGCAGCCAGGAGATCAACTCGGCGTTGCTGTTGCTCAGCGGCACACTGATCTTCTACCTGCTCAGTGACACGCTGGTGGCCAACCTGGTCGAGTTCATGCGCCATCACCTGGGACGAGACCTCGGCGGCGAACTGACCGTACCGCGGGTTCATCAGGCGATGCGCAGTACCTCGTTGCTGATGGCGGCGATGCTCGCGCCATTTATGGGCGCGTTGGTTGTGGTGGCCTGCGCCGCGAATGTTGCGCAGGTCGGCTTCATGGCGAATTCGACCGCCTTGTCGCTGAAGTGGGAGCGGTTGAACCCAACGGCAGGATTCGGACGACTCTTCGGGCCGGGGCGGATGCTTGCGGAGTTGGTCAAGTCCTCCCTGAAATTCCTCCTGGTCGGTTTTATCGTCTATCGGACGCTCAACGGCCATCTGTCGGAGATCCCGCTCCTCCTCGATATGACCCCGATGCAGACGCTGACCTGGTTGGGTCGGATCTGTTTTCAACTTGCGCTCCGCGTCAGCCTGGTGTTTCTGGCGCTGGCCGCCATGGATTACGGCTGGCAGCGGTGGCAGTTCGAGAAATCGATCCGGATGACGCGGGAAGAGGTGAAGGAGGAGGCGAAGCAGACCGAAGGTGATCCGGTCATCAAGGGACGAATCAAGAGTCTGCAACGGCAGGCGGCCATGCAGCGGATGATGGCGGATGTCCCGAAAGCGGACGTGGTCGTCGTGAACCCGATCCATTTTGCGGTGGCCATGCGGTACGATGCGACCTCGATGGAGGCCCCGACGGTGGTGGCGAAGGGCGCCAGACTGGTGGCCGAACGGATCGTCGAGACGGCCAGGGCTCACGGGGTTCCGATTGTGGAGGATCCCCCCCTGGCCCGCGCCCTGCACAAATACGTGGCTATCGGTCGACAGATTCCGATCCATCTGTATAAGGCGGTGGCGGAGATCCTGGCCTATGTCTATCGGATGAGCGGAACACGAAAGAGGGCGTGA
- the fliR gene encoding flagellar biosynthetic protein FliR — protein MTMDPMVVSAWSSPSFLLVLFRLGGLFLSAPIFAGNHLPISFKAGLALCLAVSLYPLLGHGVLPARDVEPLSLLLSIMGEVAVGVVIGLAARLLFVGISLAGEMAGVQMGLGIANVIDPQFPQQASVVAQFLELMTVLTFLTLHGHHAFLEAIWASFDSIPLGMFSGAAAAGAASVLVALFGKSLILAVKLSSPIMVAVLITNVAIGLLARVVPQLNFFAFGLTVTFVIGLLVLLVSFPLLIHLIGISPGQVRLELFTLLRSLSYATR, from the coding sequence ATGACGATGGATCCGATGGTGGTGTCCGCCTGGAGTTCGCCGTCGTTTCTGTTGGTCCTCTTCCGTCTCGGGGGTCTGTTCCTCTCCGCGCCGATCTTTGCAGGCAACCACCTTCCCATCTCCTTCAAGGCCGGTTTGGCCCTCTGCCTCGCCGTCAGTCTCTACCCGTTGCTCGGTCACGGCGTCCTCCCTGCGCGCGACGTGGAGCCGTTGTCGTTGCTGCTGAGCATCATGGGGGAGGTTGCGGTCGGGGTCGTGATCGGGCTGGCGGCGCGACTGCTGTTCGTGGGGATCAGTCTGGCGGGGGAGATGGCCGGGGTACAGATGGGCCTCGGCATCGCCAACGTCATTGATCCGCAGTTCCCGCAACAGGCCTCAGTGGTCGCACAATTCCTGGAACTGATGACGGTACTTACGTTTCTGACGCTCCATGGACACCACGCCTTTCTGGAGGCGATCTGGGCCAGCTTCGACTCGATCCCGCTCGGGATGTTTTCCGGGGCGGCGGCTGCTGGGGCCGCCTCGGTTCTGGTCGCGTTGTTCGGCAAGAGTCTGATCCTGGCGGTCAAACTCTCCTCCCCAATCATGGTGGCGGTGCTGATTACCAACGTCGCCATCGGGCTGTTGGCGCGGGTGGTGCCGCAACTGAATTTCTTCGCGTTCGGCCTCACGGTGACCTTTGTCATCGGTCTGCTGGTCCTGCTGGTCTCGTTCCCGCTCCTTATCCACCTGATCGGGATCAGCCCAGGCCAGGTTCGCCTCGAACTGTTTACACTGCTGCGGAGCCTCTCATATGCCACCAGATGA
- the fliQ gene encoding flagellar biosynthetic protein FliQ — MNPQVVLDLGTQALQLILLLSAPILAAGLIIGLLVSIFQAVTSIQEATLAFVPKIVVVFVALILFLPWMMKTMLSFTASLLINLPLYGR, encoded by the coding sequence ATGAATCCACAGGTCGTCCTTGATCTGGGCACGCAGGCCTTGCAGCTTATCCTGCTGCTGTCGGCGCCCATTCTGGCTGCCGGCCTCATTATAGGGCTGCTGGTCAGCATCTTTCAGGCGGTGACCTCGATCCAGGAGGCCACGCTCGCCTTTGTTCCGAAGATTGTGGTGGTGTTCGTGGCGCTCATCCTCTTTTTGCCGTGGATGATGAAGACGATGCTGTCATTTACCGCATCGCTGCTCATCAATCTGCCGCTATACGGACGGTAG
- the fliP gene encoding flagellar biosynthetic protein FliP, giving the protein MGAGLLVAASPLVAGSSSFVPLPQLPLVTGDTGGTEPTMAVQIVILLTLLSLAPALVIMLTSFSRIIIVLSFLRTAMGTQQMPPNQVLIGLTLFLTLFIMAPVGEQINREALQPYLSRQLSQETALERAMQPLRAFMFKQTRERDLALMVHLARLERPKDRAAVPTRVLVPAYAISELRTAFQIGFVLFIPFLVIDMVVSSVLISMGMLFLPPPVISFPFKLLLFVLADGWHLVVRSLVMGFQ; this is encoded by the coding sequence ATGGGGGCCGGACTGCTGGTTGCGGCGTCGCCGCTCGTTGCGGGATCCTCCTCGTTTGTTCCGCTCCCGCAACTGCCGTTGGTAACGGGCGACACGGGGGGTACGGAGCCGACGATGGCCGTACAGATCGTCATCCTGCTGACGCTGTTGTCCCTGGCGCCGGCCCTCGTGATCATGCTGACCTCGTTCTCCAGGATCATCATCGTCCTCTCCTTCCTGCGGACGGCCATGGGGACCCAGCAGATGCCGCCCAATCAGGTCCTGATCGGACTGACGCTGTTTCTGACGCTGTTCATTATGGCGCCGGTGGGCGAGCAGATCAATCGGGAGGCGCTGCAGCCCTATCTGAGTCGGCAGCTTTCTCAGGAGACGGCGCTCGAGCGCGCGATGCAGCCGCTTCGGGCGTTCATGTTCAAGCAGACGCGGGAACGGGACCTGGCCCTCATGGTCCATCTGGCGCGACTGGAGCGTCCAAAAGACCGCGCAGCCGTCCCTACGCGGGTGCTGGTGCCGGCCTATGCCATCAGTGAACTGCGGACCGCCTTTCAGATCGGATTCGTCCTGTTCATCCCCTTCCTCGTGATCGATATGGTGGTCTCGAGCGTGCTCATCTCAATGGGGATGCTGTTTCTTCCCCCTCCGGTGATCTCGTTTCCGTTTAAGTTGCTGTTGTTCGTCCTGGCCGACGGGTGGCATCTGGTGGTGCGCTCGCTGGTGATGGGATTCCAGTGA
- a CDS encoding flagellar biosynthetic protein FliO: MWVAVVLWLIAVPSSAGSAELPQGAQVSEPASIVDPQPLDLPSYRDPESPLPEAGVTSQVFTALGTVLGVLALGVYLYKRVVLRGPRGASRDGTVRILGRTYLGPKESLCLVQVGTDVLLLGHTGSGITLLHTLPSSVLTAPSDGGVDEASIGPMEGTEHRAPSGWARERKGALDGLEGRLRRLNRLWGSGGAN, translated from the coding sequence ATGTGGGTGGCGGTTGTACTCTGGTTGATAGCGGTGCCGTCATCCGCAGGGAGCGCCGAGTTGCCGCAAGGCGCACAGGTGAGCGAGCCGGCGTCGATTGTCGATCCCCAGCCGCTTGATCTGCCGAGCTATCGCGATCCAGAAAGTCCGCTGCCGGAGGCGGGGGTGACCTCGCAGGTCTTTACCGCGCTGGGGACCGTACTGGGTGTCCTGGCGCTCGGCGTCTACCTCTATAAACGGGTTGTGCTGCGCGGGCCGCGCGGCGCCAGTCGGGACGGGACGGTCCGGATCCTCGGTCGGACCTATCTGGGCCCGAAGGAATCGTTGTGTCTCGTACAGGTCGGAACCGACGTCTTGCTGTTGGGTCACACCGGTTCTGGGATTACGCTCTTGCATACGCTTCCGTCGAGCGTCCTAACTGCGCCGTCCGACGGCGGCGTCGATGAGGCATCCATCGGCCCGATGGAGGGAACCGAGCATCGCGCTCCGTCGGGATGGGCGCGAGAACGGAAGGGTGCGCTGGACGGGCTGGAGGGTCGGTTGAGACGACTGAACAGGCTGTGGGGATCCGGAGGTGCGAACTGA
- the fliN gene encoding flagellar motor switch protein FliN — protein MSSRSGPRAESGLFSLSRICQRGDRRMASTTDQHNQATSSALERHGKLVCEAASKVFSALCGRPVQLTVDRMVPGSPSTLNPLLPGPCIGMTIRATQGLVGTQLLIWRASDAVTLAHLILGEEPASGAELSADCRDALSEAVNQISGSLGTAMRSALGRPVTFEAEAVADGVEAGACLAVFRDEAPAPWLCVARIMRDGSVSGEAVLVVSPSLLPDAEQVQTDNDSVTAKEGAVSATSASTHSPFVPLSGGEQRVGSTNGIDMLLDVNLQVSVELGRTRLQIREILQLGPGSIVELDKQAGDAVDILVNDKPIAKGEVIIIDENFGVRLTSITSVADRIKNLR, from the coding sequence ATGTCGTCAAGGTCGGGACCTCGCGCAGAAAGCGGGCTGTTCAGCTTGTCGCGGATATGTCAGAGGGGAGATCGACGAATGGCGTCCACCACTGACCAACACAATCAGGCGACGTCCTCGGCATTGGAGCGGCACGGGAAGCTCGTCTGTGAGGCCGCATCCAAGGTCTTCTCGGCCCTATGCGGTCGGCCGGTCCAGCTTACGGTGGATCGGATGGTTCCGGGATCGCCCTCGACGCTGAACCCGCTGCTGCCTGGACCGTGCATCGGCATGACGATACGGGCGACCCAGGGTCTTGTCGGGACGCAGCTCTTGATCTGGCGGGCGTCCGACGCCGTGACCCTGGCGCACCTGATTCTGGGAGAGGAGCCCGCATCGGGGGCGGAATTGTCTGCGGATTGCCGTGACGCGCTCTCGGAGGCCGTGAATCAGATCAGCGGAAGCCTGGGCACCGCGATGCGAAGCGCGTTAGGGAGACCGGTGACCTTCGAGGCGGAGGCTGTGGCGGACGGGGTCGAGGCCGGGGCCTGCCTTGCGGTATTCCGCGACGAGGCGCCCGCTCCGTGGCTCTGCGTGGCACGTATCATGCGTGACGGTTCAGTGTCGGGGGAGGCGGTGTTAGTCGTCTCCCCGTCTCTGCTGCCGGATGCGGAACAGGTTCAGACCGATAACGATAGCGTGACGGCGAAGGAGGGTGCGGTGTCTGCAACGTCTGCCTCAACTCACAGTCCGTTTGTTCCCCTGAGCGGGGGGGAGCAACGGGTCGGATCTACCAACGGAATCGATATGCTGCTCGACGTCAATCTTCAGGTCAGCGTGGAACTTGGCCGGACCCGGCTTCAGATCCGGGAGATCCTCCAGCTCGGGCCGGGATCGATTGTCGAACTGGATAAACAGGCCGGCGACGCGGTGGATATCCTGGTGAACGACAAGCCGATCGCGAAGGGCGAGGTCATCATCATCGACGAGAACTTCGGGGTCAGGCTGACCAGTATTACGAGCGTCGCCGATCGGATCAAGAACCTGCGATGA